The Girardinichthys multiradiatus isolate DD_20200921_A chromosome 23, DD_fGirMul_XY1, whole genome shotgun sequence DNA segment TAAATAAAGTGTAATGATACATGCTTTGCTGGCAGTGTGATAATAAATGTCTTACTAgcatatttctttagataaatTAAAACAGGTGGTGTATTATTTTTGAGAAATActggctaattgtaagttattACCAACACACCTACACAGTCTTGAAAAGTttggaatttgttttttgttatttccaaATCTTGATAAgtctagaagaaaaaaaaaatgagaatgGACAAAAAAAGTTTCCAGGCATTAGTTTTTTGCCATTATCTAAATGATAAAAGCCTAAATACatttgttgaaaaatatttatttacattgatatttagatgattccttttattttagtttgccGCATCAGTGCCCGAGTTTCTGTACAACCCTTTGTTCGTGTTGATCTTTGCGTTTGTAACAAATAAGCACAGCTCATTTAAAATCCAAAAAGGggtatttcaatgttttttggtccctagatcattttatttctgGATTTTTATAAAGGCAAATAATATATTTGACCAGTTAAATGGTCTCTGCTATAACTGCCCACACCAGATGTTCATTTTTGGTGGTGGAGATGCTAAAAATCATGGAAATTGTAATGATGGAAAGGGAAGAAAAGAGTCAGGGAAATGTGGGTTAATCCTAATCAATATTGTTCTAACAATATTCTGCAATGTTATTGGAATTACAAATTTTCCTGATATACAGTGAAATGAAAGTATTACTGATTACAAATCAGAATTTAAGGAATTTGTGTTTAATCCAGGATAATCCAGCCCAGATGTTTTGGAATACAAAACTAATCTAAGTTTATCCAGGCttcaaaaaactgtgaaactgccctttatttaattgaaaaatTGAAAACCAGCTTCAACTCTGTTGTTCtatgattgtttgttttttaaaaaggatacCAAAACCCAAGTAGGTAAATGCTTTCAATTTAGTTGTCAATATCAGGATGAATGATTTAAGTTAATTAAGTCTGTATTTTGAAATGGACAATTGGTAGGAAGCCTACATTTTCTAAATGCCTACACCAACAACATTTAACACAAAGTTTGAGTCTTATTTTTACAGCACAATCCACACAAAACAGCTTTTCTTTGAGGGTAAAAATAGTGTTTTCTTGATCTTTCTGGACAGTTCTGGCTTAAGCAAAatgctttttgcttttgtttaacCCAAAAGTGTATCACAACATTGTGATAAATGAGTTGTTCGTTGGTCCAGAAACCCTATTGGTTTTCCCTGTGGACATTAAGTCCTTGCTCCCAGTGATGGCAGTCTTTAATGTGGTTTAGGGGCAAGCAGGAGACCTGGAGGAGCTGGTTACTACCGAGTTTGGCCGTCTGAGGGAGTTCCTGCTCGAAGAAGAGGAGAGCATCAAGgagaggctgcaaaaggagaAAGAAGAGAAGCTCAATCAGCTGGAGGAGGCTCTCACCAAGGCCACAGAGCAAATCAGCCAACTGGAAAGCACAGTGGAAAAACTTCGCCTTAAGCTCAAAGaggagggaaacccagaacAACTCAAGGTGAGCAGATGCAGGACAGAAGAGAAGAGGAAAGTCAGATACTGATGAATACCGAAGAACATAGACAAGTTTAATTAAGTTGAGTGTCAGAGATTGTATCTGTCTTCAGGTTTCAACAGTGTTTTGTAACAACTGGTTCTGCTCTATTTCAGGGAATCAAAGATTTCATCGGAGGGTAGGTATTCTTCCGTCCTAATTGAGACATTTCGACATCTCAAATTTCTGACATTACAGGTCATATCTTCTTTACCTCCATGTGACCGTTCTCCTGATGAATGTCACAAGCTGAAGGCGTAATGTTTTGTAATCACTCGTAAGTTAAGCTGTAACAGGATGTTGGGGCATGATTGTGTTTTTGTGAGTCATCACTGTCACAGATGAGTAGCCAGCAGGCAAAGGAAGCTAATTTAAGGATCTTTACAAACATTTGTTGAGTCTAGGATGCATTTAAATCattaattttacagttttttaaatttcttaaagATTTCTTAGCAACAAACTAGAAGTCAacgatgtttctttttttttttttttactaaaacgCAACTATACTAACCCTTTATTACTATTTCCCTTTTCCCCTCTAGGGCTGAGAGTTTGTTTGAGCGCCCCCCTGAGGTCAGTGTGGATCTGAAGTCAGGAGAATTTCTGGGGCCCCTGCAGTACAGAACCTTAAGGAAAATAAGCTCAATTTTACATCCAGGTATGAGCTCCATGTCTTCCCACAAGCAGGAGATTGGGATCAACATGAAAATTTAGTGGAGAATCTAATTtgaaatcaatttatttttgtctctttatTGTGCTCTGGAAACATATTCATACCTCCTGAATTATTTCAAATTTCAATCTTAAATCTCATGTgttgtattgggattttatgtgatagaccagcagaAGGGTTAATAGTGTTGTAAAGttgaagaaaaaggaaacaagGTAAAAAGAAATTCCCAGAAAACAACTCTGCGAATTGTGTTGTGTAAATGTATTCTGTCCATAGTGATCTATAATCCGAACTTTAAACATCTTGCAGAGCTGTTCAacccatcatccaaaaatgaaaagagtatggGTCAACTCCAAAACATTCTACCAGAATGGCCCAGACAAAGTCGAGCTGTAGcaagaaaattatgtttttgttcagcTTTATTCCAGAGCATGTTGCTGGAGCTCTTCATCCAGCTCAGTCCATGGTGTGGTTACAAGTGGACTCAACTGAGTCATTGGCAGTTCATTGAAAATATTTCTGCTTAAGTCATAATTCTTCTCTATGCGGTGTCAGAAATGATGTTGcatatcatgtttttttttgttttttttaacattactgattttaagatttttttatggTAATAACTGGCTCTGAGTTTCTTCCTGGAATAAATTTGTATTCATATTGATCCTTTTCAAAATTTCCCTTTGTCCTCCCAGCTGTCTCAGTGGTGACTCTTGACCCAAACACAGCCTACCCCTGCCTATGGGTGTCTCCCTGTCACACCAGCGTCAAGGTGGGAAAAATCCAAGACAACCTTCCCAACAATCCAGAGCGCTTCACACGCTACAACATCGTGCTTGGCTCTGAAGCATATTTCTCAGGCAGACATTACTGGGAGGTGCAGGTGGGCTGCAAGAAAGCCTGGGGTCTGGGCATAGCCAGAGCCTCCGTCAATAGGAAGGAGGAGATCAGCCTTTGCCCGGATGATGGATTCTGGACTCTGGTGCGGAGGTACAAAAGCGACGGCACCAGCGAATACGAAGCATGCACTGATGCAGACGACACCTTAATATATCCGTCCAAACCCCCCAAGAGGGTGGGGGTCTATCTGGACTATGGACGTGGGGAGGTGTCGTTTTATGATGCTACAGAGATGAGCCACCTCTTCACCTTCTACAATGCAAACTTTAAGGAACCTGTGTTCCCTTACTTTAATCCCTGGCCAATCATCAATGGACAGAACCGAGAGCCACTTACCATCGTAACACCACACTGGGGATAGAtgcctctttgtttttgctccatcTATACATTAAACTACAACAGGAGATTCCAGCTATAGACTGTTATGGAATCATCTCCTGACCATTCATGTCTGCCTGACAAAGACCTCCTGTCTGAGTAACACAGAGCGTATTGATGAGAAACTTAACTCCTGAATGACTGAAGACGAAACAAGAAATGAACATCATAAATGGCACTTTACAACCTAACAGACTCAATGCAAAGATCTAACCTAGTCATTGAGGTGTTTGTCTAAGAAATATGATCTGTGTAGCTAAAACCTGATCTGTCCTATTCCTGTATTCTACAGATTCATGGTTGTTTGACTATTTTAGCATAGCATCAGTTTAGACGGGGTAAAACATCAGCTGATATTAGCAACTCTTAATGCAAACCTACATTAGCAGATAGTTTGACATACAAAATGGAGATATCCAATTCAGGGCACATCTTGTAAGTTCTTTTTAGCCTGCCCGTCTTTGCTGCC contains these protein-coding regions:
- the LOC124860672 gene encoding zinc-binding protein A33-like, translated to MAESSALEELQSELTCPVCLELFRDPVILECGHHFCQVCIIQCWEAKADELSSCPKCRKSCARKVRPNSLLCNVVDSVRRARNVDAAAGTPGWDPEGPLEMFEERELGSSMSSVASSIGQWPHLVVDMCEEHEEKLKLYCEDDQLPICLVCGMSRDHKTHNVIPITEAFENYRDKLAVALERVQLQTEMATLFQKQTNEKILLIKGQAGDLEELVTTEFGRLREFLLEEEESIKERLQKEKEEKLNQLEEALTKATEQISQLESTVEKLRLKLKEEGNPEQLKGIKDFIGGAESLFERPPEVSVDLKSGEFLGPLQYRTLRKISSILHPAVSVVTLDPNTAYPCLWVSPCHTSVKVGKIQDNLPNNPERFTRYNIVLGSEAYFSGRHYWEVQVGCKKAWGLGIARASVNRKEEISLCPDDGFWTLVRRYKSDGTSEYEACTDADDTLIYPSKPPKRVGVYLDYGRGEVSFYDATEMSHLFTFYNANFKEPVFPYFNPWPIINGQNREPLTIVTPHWG